A region of the Candidatus Izemoplasmatales bacterium genome:
ATTCCCCCCAGTAGCCCGGGTTGACCTTCAGCTCTTCCTGCTTCTTCCGCATCGCGTCGAGGTCCTCGTGCGTGCAGAAGCACGGATAGGCTTTCCCCCGTTCCACGAGATCCTTGATGACGGCGTCGTAGAGCGGCTTGCGTTCGCTCTGGACGTAGGGGGCGTAGGGACCGCCCTTGACGAAGTCCTCGTCCGGTTCGACGCCGAACGTGGAGAGTTCCCTGAGCACTTGGTCGCCGGTCCCCTGGATCTCGCGCTTGGTGTCGGTATCCTCGAGTCTCACGAAGAAGATGCCGTTCGACTGGGCCGCGAGCCGTTTCGAGATGAGGGAGGCGAAGAGCGAGCCGGTATGGAGGAACCCCGTCGGCGACGGCGCGAAGCGCGTCACCATCGCGCCGTCCGGAAGGTTCCGGGGCGGATAGCGTTTCTCGAGGTCGGCGACCGTGTCGCGGACGCTCGGGAAGATGATGCTGGCCAGAGCTTTGTTGGCGTCCATCGCGGTCACCTCGCTTTTTTCGTCTTGTTATATTATATCATAACGACATCCACAATGCACAAGAAAATGATGTCGGAAACGCGCATTTTCAATCGGTTTCGACGAGGTAGGAGGTCACCTGAGCACCGGTGAACGGGTCGGTCAGGACGACCTCGGTCCCCTGCGAATTCAAGTAGCTCGAGATCGCCGTCCCGGGTCCCGGACGGTAGACGGTATGGAGTCCGGTATAGGCGCCGCCGAAGAGGCGTTCCTTTTTTGCGTAGTCCTGGACGTCGCTTCGCCGCGCCGCGACGAAGTTCGTGAAGTCCGCGTCGGTGCGGTATCCGGCGGCGATGCGGGTCGTGCCGTAGGCGGGGACGAAGGAGAGCGGATGGTCCGCTCCCGACGCCGTGTCCGGCGTCAGCGCGTAGAGTTCGTGGAGGTGTCCCGAGAAGACCATGTCGACCCCGAGGTCGTTCAAGAGACCGGTCCATTCCGTCTTGACGTCCGCTAGGAATCCGTTCGCTTCGACGAGCGCGATCGGCATGTGGCACACCGCGACGCGGAAATCAATGGCCGGATCGGAGAACGCGTCTTCGGCCACCAGGTCCTCGAGGTATGCGGTCTGTTCCGCGCGATACGTCCCGTAGTCGGCGGTGCCGTAGAACTCCCACCAGTCGTCCGCATGGTCCTCGCCGAGGTCGAGGACGACGCCGGCGATGCCGGAGAGGAAGAACGTGTAGTAGAAATCGCCCGTCGCGGAGGCGCCGACGTAGCGATGGAGGCGATCGGCGACGACGCCCTTGACGTCGTGGTTCCCCCGTGCGAAGACGACCGGGATCCGCCCTGCGGCGACGTCCCAGGCGAGCTTCCCGATGAATTCGAGGTCTTCGACCGACTCGTAGGTCGAGGAGATGTCGCCGGCGAGGACGAGGAGCTCGAGGTCCTCGGCGCTCCTGGCGGCCTTCACGGCGGCGCTTCGCCACTCGTGGACGTCGGAGAGGGTGAACTGCGCGATCTCGCCGTCGGAGGAGTCGACGGGATCGAAGGCATACGTTTTCGACACGGTCGCGCCGGCGACGCCGGAGTAGGGACCGCGGTAGAGGTAGTGCGTCGAGGAGATCTCGTAGGATCCGGCGGAATCAAGGACGGCCATCGGCACCGAGACCTTGTGGACCGTCTCCTCGGAGCGGAGCGACCCGGCGTATTCGTCGCCGTAGACGACGCCCCCGACCGTGACCGTGCCGGTCGCGGACGACGAGGTCGACCAGACGATCTGGTACTCGCGATCGACGGCGTAGACCGTCGGCTGCACCTTCAGGAACGGATAGGACAGATTGAACGAGATCAGGACGACGATGGTCGCGAAGAAGCCGTAGAGCGCGCGGCGGTACCAGCGTTTCCGAGCGCACGAGGACTTCGGGTACCGTTCGACGAAGAGCCAGCCGGCGATCAGGAAGACGGCCGTCGTCAGGATGTCGCCGAAGGCGCGGGCGAAATACTTGAAGGACCCGATCCCGAGGTAGAACATGTATCCGAGGACGATCGTAAGGACGACGGAGAGCCCGCCGAGGACGTCGGCGGCGACCGTCTTCTTCTTCAGGATGACGAGCACCGCCCGGGCGACGGCGATCAAAAGCAGAAGGAAGAACAGGAAGACCGCGAGCCAGGGAACGCCGGTCATCCCGCGGATGCCGGACCAGATGCTCTTCATGGAGAGATAGACGGCGAAGTCGAGGACGGATAGGATCAGGAAGGCCTTGGAGCGCTTGTTCATCGGGGCACCTCGCGAAGATGGAGCGTACACCGTCATTATACCCCATCCGTACGATTTCCGGACATGAAAAAAGAGGGAGCGGTGCTCCCCCTCGTGATGCGCTACTTCAGTGCGGCCGCGATCGCGTTCCGGATCGCGACGCAGTTCTTCTCGTTCTGACCGCCGTCGAAGATGACCATCGAGCGGTTGCACTGCGAGCGGATCGCCACGTGGACGGACCCGCCCTCGTGGTCGTGGAAGACCACCAGGGCCTTGAAGCCGTCCTTCCAGACGGTGGTCGGCTGGACGTAGATCATCCGGGTCTCCTCGGGCTGCTCGAAGTCGAGCGTCATCTTCCCGATCGTCTTGACCTGGGACACTTTCGCATAGATCTCCTTCGCGGTCCGGCCCGCGAGGTCGTATTCCATCGTGAACGAATTCGGCATGGCTTCATTCCCCCTTCTTGATTCCAGTTCCATTATGGCGCGCGATCGCCGCGTCGTCAAGGAGGGGGGATGCTTTTATGTTCGAACGAAAGAAAAAACACGCCGGAAGCCGACGTGTTCATGTGCGCTGGTGACTCGTGCGGGATTCGAACCCGCGAATGCATGCGTGAAAGGCATGTGAGTTAACCGTTTCTCCAACGAGCCGTTTGGCGCCCCAACTAGGACTCGAACCTAGGACCCCATGATTAACAGTCATGTGCTCTAACCAACTGAGCTACTGAGGCTGAAAAAAAGAAAGAAGCCTGGCAACGTCCTACTCTCGCACAACGTACTACAATCGGCGCTGAAGTGCTTAACTTCCGTGTTCGGTATGGGAACGGGTGTGTCCACTTCGCCATCGTCACCAGACGATCTTTCAAAACTGGATATACTGTATTGGTTTTTTCAACCTGCAAAGTTAAGTCCTCGACCGATTAGTACCGGTCCGCTGAACACGTCACCGTGCTTACACTCCCGGCCTATCAACCTCATCATCTCTAAGGGGTCTTACTCTTGCGATGGGAAATCTCATCTTAAGGGGGGCTTCACGCTTAGATGCTTTCAGCGTTTATCCCTTCCGCACGTAGCTACCCAGCTATGGCCTTGGCAGGCCAACTGGTGCACCAGTGGTACGTCCATCCCGGTCCTCTCGTACTAAGGACAGCTCCCTTCAAATTTCCAACGCCCACGACAGATAGAGACCGAACTGTCTCACGACGTTCTGAACCCAGCTCACGTACCGCTTTAATGGGCGAACAGCCCAACCCTTGGAACCGACTCCAGCTCCAGGATGCGATGAGCCGACATCGAGGTGCCAAACGACTTCGTCGATGTGTACTCTTGGAAGTCATCAGCCTGTTATCCCCAGGGTAACTTTTATCCGTTGATTGATGGCCCTTCCATTCGGAACCACCAGTTCACTATGACCGACTTTCGTCTCTGCTCGACA
Encoded here:
- a CDS encoding metallophosphoesterase; this translates as MNKRSKAFLILSVLDFAVYLSMKSIWSGIRGMTGVPWLAVFLFFLLLLIAVARAVLVILKKKTVAADVLGGLSVVLTIVLGYMFYLGIGSFKYFARAFGDILTTAVFLIAGWLFVERYPKSSCARKRWYRRALYGFFATIVVLISFNLSYPFLKVQPTVYAVDREYQIVWSTSSSATGTVTVGGVVYGDEYAGSLRSEETVHKVSVPMAVLDSAGSYEISSTHYLYRGPYSGVAGATVSKTYAFDPVDSSDGEIAQFTLSDVHEWRSAAVKAARSAEDLELLVLAGDISSTYESVEDLEFIGKLAWDVAAGRIPVVFARGNHDVKGVVADRLHRYVGASATGDFYYTFFLSGIAGVVLDLGEDHADDWWEFYGTADYGTYRAEQTAYLEDLVAEDAFSDPAIDFRVAVCHMPIALVEANGFLADVKTEWTGLLNDLGVDMVFSGHLHELYALTPDTASGADHPLSFVPAYGTTRIAAGYRTDADFTNFVAARRSDVQDYAKKERLFGGAYTGLHTVYRPGPGTAISSYLNSQGTEVVLTDPFTGAQVTSYLVETD